The Flavimarina sp. Hel_I_48 genome window below encodes:
- the def gene encoding peptide deformylase, with protein MILPIVAYGDPVLKQKAKMIPAEYPDLEVLIDNMFETMYGASGVGLAAPQVGKSLRIFIVDTAPFSSDEDIEDEERKDLENFKKAFINAEIIEEKGDEWPFGEGCLSIPGINEDVFRQPDITIRYEDLDRKEHTETYTGLIARVIQHEYDHIEGVLFTDKLSSLKKRILKGKLKGISKGKVDADYRMRFPEKKGR; from the coding sequence ATGATTTTACCTATAGTAGCGTACGGTGATCCCGTGCTGAAACAGAAGGCAAAAATGATCCCAGCAGAATATCCTGACTTAGAAGTGCTGATAGATAATATGTTTGAAACAATGTACGGCGCCAGTGGGGTAGGGCTTGCCGCTCCGCAAGTAGGGAAATCCCTTCGCATATTTATTGTAGATACGGCGCCATTTTCTTCAGATGAAGATATAGAAGATGAGGAACGTAAAGATCTTGAGAACTTTAAAAAAGCATTTATCAACGCAGAGATCATCGAAGAAAAAGGTGATGAATGGCCTTTTGGTGAAGGTTGTTTAAGTATACCTGGTATCAATGAAGACGTTTTCCGCCAGCCAGATATCACTATACGATATGAAGATCTGGACCGTAAGGAACATACGGAGACCTATACAGGACTAATCGCAAGAGTAATTCAGCATGAATACGATCATATAGAAGGTGTCTTATTTACGGATAAGCTTTCTAGCCTCAAAAAACGTATTTTGAAAGGTAAGTTGAAAGGTATTAGCAAAGGAAAAGTAGATGCGGATTATCGTATGCGATTCCCGGAAAAAAAAGGTCGAT
- the ruvX gene encoding Holliday junction resolvase RuvX, whose translation MARILAIDYGTKRTGIAVTDELQLIASGLTTVKTDDLLSFLKEYCEKEDVERILIGEPKRMNNEASAVEEHILKFCENLEKVIVIPITRVDERFTSKLAVESMIKSGLKKKKRQDKALVDEISATIILQTYLYK comes from the coding sequence ATGGCACGCATTCTTGCAATAGATTACGGTACAAAGCGCACGGGTATTGCAGTTACAGATGAACTGCAGCTTATAGCCTCTGGACTAACTACCGTAAAAACGGATGATCTGCTCTCTTTTTTAAAGGAATATTGTGAAAAGGAAGATGTAGAGCGTATACTTATTGGGGAGCCCAAGCGTATGAATAATGAAGCATCTGCAGTGGAAGAACATATTTTAAAGTTCTGTGAAAATCTGGAAAAGGTCATAGTTATTCCAATAACCCGTGTAGATGAGCGTTTTACTTCTAAACTAGCAGTAGAAAGCATGATCAAGAGCGGTCTAAAGAAGAAAAAACGTCAAGACAAGGCGCTCGTTGACGAAATTAGCGCCACTATTATATTACAGACATATTTGTATAAATAA